CGGATTGAACACGACGAAGCCCGCCACAAGCAACACGGGGGCGACGAAAAGACGGGCTGACGTCCGGAACGTTACCGCTTTGGAACGAAGAAAATTCATTCGATGTCTCGGTGGGTCAGGCAGGACGGTGGCCCGGCACGAAAGGAGTGGTCTTGACCCGCTCGCTGCCGTAATCGGCCGCCGTCACGCCGATCTCCTCGTCAGTGAGATAACAGGCCGGGTCCTCGACCCACGGATCACCGGTGATCTGCTGGGCGCGCACGCGCGAGCTGCCGTTGCACACCGGGAGAAACGTGCATTTGCCGCAGCGCCCGCCGAGGATACGGGGATGGCGCTTGAGGCCCGCCATCAGCGGATTCGACAGGTCGCTCCAGATCTCGGAAAACGGCCGCTCGCGCACGTTGCCGAGCGGCACATGCCACCACATCGTATCGGGATGCACGACCCCGAGGTTGTCGATGTTCGCGACGTTGACGCCGCTCGCATTGCCGCCCCACTGCAGCAGCTTTGCACGGATATGCTCGGCGTGCTCGGGAAACCGGCGGGCGACCCAGTGATACATGTAGACCCCGTCGGCGTCGTTGTTGCCGGTGACGAATTCCTTGTCGACGCCGCGTCGATGCAGCGCCAGGCAGGTATCGAAAAGCAGATCCATCGCATCGCGCGTCGTGCGGTGGTGCGCATCGTCGCCGCGGTGCTTGTTGCCGCGGCCGGCGTAATTCAGGTGCGAGAAATAGAACTTGTCGATGCCCTCGTCCTCGACGAGGCGCAGCAACGCGGGCAGGTCGGCGGCGTTCTCCTCGGTCATCGTATAGCGCACCCCGACCTTGATGCCACGGGCCGCGCACAGCCGAATGCCGCGCATCGAGGCATCGAAAGCACCTTCGAGGCGGCGGAATCGGTCGTGCGTGGCGCCGATGCCGTCGAGGCTCACGCCGACATAATCGAAGCCGATCTCGTCGATCCGGTCGATGTTCGATTCTTCGATCAGCGTGCCGTTGCTCGACAGGCCGACATAGAAGCCCATTTTTTTCGCGTGACGGCCGATTTCGAAGATGTCGGGGCGCAGCAGCGGCTCACCCCCCGAGAGGATCAGCACCGGCACGCGGAATGCCTTGAGATCGTCCATCACCCGGAACACTTCCGTCGTGGACAACTCTCCGGGAAAGTCGGTATCGGCCGAAATCGAGTAGCAGTGCTTGCAGGTGAGGT
The window above is part of the Azoarcus sp. PA01 genome. Proteins encoded here:
- the nirJ gene encoding heme d1 biosynthesis radical SAM protein NirJ, with product MFRISNFIRELDHPTPSGPHRNPPGPVVIWNLIRRCNLTCKHCYSISADTDFPGELSTTEVFRVMDDLKAFRVPVLILSGGEPLLRPDIFEIGRHAKKMGFYVGLSSNGTLIEESNIDRIDEIGFDYVGVSLDGIGATHDRFRRLEGAFDASMRGIRLCAARGIKVGVRYTMTEENAADLPALLRLVEDEGIDKFYFSHLNYAGRGNKHRGDDAHHRTTRDAMDLLFDTCLALHRRGVDKEFVTGNNDADGVYMYHWVARRFPEHAEHIRAKLLQWGGNASGVNVANIDNLGVVHPDTMWWHVPLGNVRERPFSEIWSDLSNPLMAGLKRHPRILGGRCGKCTFLPVCNGSSRVRAQQITGDPWVEDPACYLTDEEIGVTAADYGSERVKTTPFVPGHRPA